The Polyodon spathula isolate WHYD16114869_AA unplaced genomic scaffold, ASM1765450v1 scaffolds_1324, whole genome shotgun sequence sequence TAACATTTGTTATACTAACGATACAGACTTTCACTTTGTAGAAGGAAGAAGGTTGGAGGAGGATGGTTTGGGAGAAAAACCTGAGGAAGATTGAACTGCACAACCTGGAACACTCTTTGGGAAAACACTCATATCAACTGGGAATGAACCATTTTGGTGACATGGTAGGTGAATTCATTTAACTACAGTGAGCTGGCCCAAGTTGGAATGAAGAAGACTTGTTTCTTAAGTGACCCCATGGTTAAAATATCAATAGCATTATAGTTATTGACGTGGTGATAGGATTCTGGGTAGTTCAAATTGCGGTTGGCATGCTATTGCCACATTAGCTCTAAGTGCTTggttttgaaaatgtgattgtgaatGACAATCTTGTGCACATAGATtgctatatattaaatatactggGTGAGCTTCAAAGATGACTTGTAGGCCATGGTGGAGaccagttttaaaatgcaatttgttatTGAACTGCTGTTGGGAAGATTGAGGGGTGTGTTGTATACTACCTTTTTATTCCCCCCCAGACAAATGAAGAGTTCAGACAGCTCATGAATGGATACAAGTACAAGAAGTCTGTCGAAAGGAAGTTCCATGGCTCTCTGTTTCTCGAACCCAACTTCCTGGAGGCACCACAACAGGTTGACTGGCGGGAGAAAGGATATGTAACTCC is a genomic window containing:
- the LOC121309557 gene encoding procathepsin L-like — its product is MNLYLSLFSLCLAVASAAPSLDPLLDDHWHLWKNWHSKKYHEKEEGWRRMVWEKNLRKIELHNLEHSLGKHSYQLGMNHFGDMTNEEFRQLMNGYKYKKSVERKFHGSLFLEPNFLEAPQQVDWREKGYVTPVKDQVSFQTFLEILLNG